In Stigmatopora nigra isolate UIUO_SnigA chromosome 2, RoL_Snig_1.1, whole genome shotgun sequence, a single window of DNA contains:
- the LOC144189859 gene encoding dual specificity tyrosine-phosphorylation-regulated kinase 4-like isoform X1 — MFNSRSKCLLSNHLTLVKSSSKDAWDLTRQQMGRGSQNDNTFTEQCCNPTRDAEVVEPLPSDYWQACEMRPTSRNNKDPRKSKCVEKCHTILPPLKTEFGLICQNISYPQNHLHQQVIAKPTIQAYRTTIKNKIFTFNLPSMTCESILKDAKRYLTPFEQNEIKDYRKVWFVGKKDSKIRALTISEEAKSFDDDQGFYRPRIGDHLAYRFEILRVIGSGFAGKVLRCKDHKTTMLVAVKVFRNTSEGHGFAEAELKVLKTLQKLDKSNKANIVHMKEYFYFRNHLCITFDLFEKDLFKALMQTKMRRLHDGDIRKYATDVLRCLQVLKGMKIVHGDLKPENILLDKENNAAVSDFGGCIFLKDHDRPTIYTLPYMSPELLLGKTSTPATDMWSLGCMLAELDRGYALFSGQTKADMFYSITRVLGLPPLEMQIEANEKKFRIGSPESEASKQKNTLAMRIRSSNPKFLDFISYCLEYDIKRRLTPEQALRHPWILNAELPKPMKTSLKMSVRAAKSSLLKRDKMAPPLLQPLVPYKQ; from the exons ATGTTCAACTCCCGctcaaaatgtttactttcaAACCACTTGACCTTAGTCAAGTCTTCAAGCAAAGATGCTTGGGACTTGACAAGACAACAAATGGGAAGAGGTTCCCAAAACGACAATACATTTACAGAACAATGCTGCAACCCAACAAG GGACGCAGAGGTGGTGGAGCCTCTCCCATCTGACTATTGGCAGGCCTGCGAG ATGCGACCAACATCAAGAAATAATAAGGACCCCCGAAAGTCAAAATGTGTTGAAAAATGTCACACCATACTTCCTCCTCTGAAAACTGAATTTGGATTAATATGTCAAAATATCAGCTACCCACAAAACCATTTGCATCAACAAGTAATCGCCAAACCTACTATTCAG GCATACAGAACAACCATCAAGAATAAAATCTTCACTTTTAACTTGCCAAGTATGACATGTGAAA GTATTCTTAAAGATGCCAAACGATATTTGACACCATTTGAACAGAATGAAATTAAAGACTATCGAAAAGTTTGGTTTGTAGGAAAAAAAGATAGTAAAATTCGTGCATTAACTATATCTGAGGAGGCCAAATCATTTGATGATGACCAAGGATTCTACAGACCA AGGATTGGTGACCATCTGGCTTATCGCTTTGAAATACTGAGGGTGATAGGATCGGGATTTGCTGGCAAAGTCCTCAGGTGTAAGGACCACAAGACAACAATGCTCGTGGCAGTCAAGGTCTTTCGAAACACATCCGA GGGTCATGGTTTTGCAGAGGCGGAACTAAAAGTTTTAAAGACCCTGCAAAAGTTAGACAAAAGCAACAAAGCCAATATAGTTCACATGAAGGAGTACTTTTACTTCCGCAACCATCTGTGCATCACTTTTGACCTCTTTGA aaaggACCTCTTTAAAGCCTTAATGCAGACCAAAATGCGAAGGCTCCATGATGGGGATATCAGAAAATATGCCACAGATGTGCTGAGGTGTCTACAAGTGCTCAAAGGCATGAAGATTGTTCATGGTGACTTAAAACCG gaaaacaTCTTGCTGGACAAAGAAAACAATGCTGCTGTGAGCGATTTTGGAGGATGCATTTTTTTGAAAGACCATG ATAGACCAACGATTTACACTCTACCCTACATGTCTCCAGAGCTGCTCCTTGGCAAAACCTCTACACCAGCCACTGACATGTGGAGCTTGGGCTGTATGTTGGCTGAACTCGACAGAGGCTACGCTCTTTTTAGTGGCCAAACCAAGGCAGACATGTTCTACTCTATCACAAGA GTGCTTGGCCTCCCACCATTGGAAATGCAGATTGAagcaaatgaaaagaaattcaGAATTG GAAGCCCAGAGAGTGAAgcctcaaaacaaaaaaataccctgGCAATGAGGATAAGGTCAAGCAATCCAAAATTCCTGGATTTCATTTCATATTGCTTAGA ATATGATATAAAGAGGCGACTTACACCAGAGCAGGCTTTGCGTCATCCATGGATTCTAAATGCTGAATTGCCCAAACCAATGAAGACGAGTCTTAAAATGA GTGTCAGAGCAGCCAAAAGCAGCTTACTCAAGAGAGACAAAATGGCACCACCACTGTTGCAGCCATTGGTACCATATAAACAATGA
- the LOC144189859 gene encoding dual specificity tyrosine-phosphorylation-regulated kinase 4-like isoform X2, translated as MFNSRSKCLLSNHLTLVKSSSKDAWDLTRQQMGRGSQNDNTFTEQCCNPTRDAEVVEPLPSDYWQACEMRPTSRNNKDPRKSKCVEKCHTILPPLKTEFGLICQNISYPQNHLHQQVIAKPTIQAYRTTIKNKIFTFNLPSMTCESILKDAKRYLTPFEQNEIKDYRKVWFVGKKDSKIRALTISEEAKSFDDDQGFYRPRIGDHLAYRFEILRVIGSGFAGKVLRCKDHKTTMLVAVKVFRNTSEGHGFAEAELKVLKTLQKLDKSNKANIVHMKEYFYFRNHLCITFDLFEKDLFKALMQTKMRRLHDGDIRKYATDVLRCLQVLKGMKIVHGDLKPENILLDKENNAAVSDFGGCIFLKDHELLLGKTSTPATDMWSLGCMLAELDRGYALFSGQTKADMFYSITRVLGLPPLEMQIEANEKKFRIGSPESEASKQKNTLAMRIRSSNPKFLDFISYCLEYDIKRRLTPEQALRHPWILNAELPKPMKTSLKMSVRAAKSSLLKRDKMAPPLLQPLVPYKQ; from the exons ATGTTCAACTCCCGctcaaaatgtttactttcaAACCACTTGACCTTAGTCAAGTCTTCAAGCAAAGATGCTTGGGACTTGACAAGACAACAAATGGGAAGAGGTTCCCAAAACGACAATACATTTACAGAACAATGCTGCAACCCAACAAG GGACGCAGAGGTGGTGGAGCCTCTCCCATCTGACTATTGGCAGGCCTGCGAG ATGCGACCAACATCAAGAAATAATAAGGACCCCCGAAAGTCAAAATGTGTTGAAAAATGTCACACCATACTTCCTCCTCTGAAAACTGAATTTGGATTAATATGTCAAAATATCAGCTACCCACAAAACCATTTGCATCAACAAGTAATCGCCAAACCTACTATTCAG GCATACAGAACAACCATCAAGAATAAAATCTTCACTTTTAACTTGCCAAGTATGACATGTGAAA GTATTCTTAAAGATGCCAAACGATATTTGACACCATTTGAACAGAATGAAATTAAAGACTATCGAAAAGTTTGGTTTGTAGGAAAAAAAGATAGTAAAATTCGTGCATTAACTATATCTGAGGAGGCCAAATCATTTGATGATGACCAAGGATTCTACAGACCA AGGATTGGTGACCATCTGGCTTATCGCTTTGAAATACTGAGGGTGATAGGATCGGGATTTGCTGGCAAAGTCCTCAGGTGTAAGGACCACAAGACAACAATGCTCGTGGCAGTCAAGGTCTTTCGAAACACATCCGA GGGTCATGGTTTTGCAGAGGCGGAACTAAAAGTTTTAAAGACCCTGCAAAAGTTAGACAAAAGCAACAAAGCCAATATAGTTCACATGAAGGAGTACTTTTACTTCCGCAACCATCTGTGCATCACTTTTGACCTCTTTGA aaaggACCTCTTTAAAGCCTTAATGCAGACCAAAATGCGAAGGCTCCATGATGGGGATATCAGAAAATATGCCACAGATGTGCTGAGGTGTCTACAAGTGCTCAAAGGCATGAAGATTGTTCATGGTGACTTAAAACCG gaaaacaTCTTGCTGGACAAAGAAAACAATGCTGCTGTGAGCGATTTTGGAGGATGCATTTTTTTGAAAGACCATG AGCTGCTCCTTGGCAAAACCTCTACACCAGCCACTGACATGTGGAGCTTGGGCTGTATGTTGGCTGAACTCGACAGAGGCTACGCTCTTTTTAGTGGCCAAACCAAGGCAGACATGTTCTACTCTATCACAAGA GTGCTTGGCCTCCCACCATTGGAAATGCAGATTGAagcaaatgaaaagaaattcaGAATTG GAAGCCCAGAGAGTGAAgcctcaaaacaaaaaaataccctgGCAATGAGGATAAGGTCAAGCAATCCAAAATTCCTGGATTTCATTTCATATTGCTTAGA ATATGATATAAAGAGGCGACTTACACCAGAGCAGGCTTTGCGTCATCCATGGATTCTAAATGCTGAATTGCCCAAACCAATGAAGACGAGTCTTAAAATGA GTGTCAGAGCAGCCAAAAGCAGCTTACTCAAGAGAGACAAAATGGCACCACCACTGTTGCAGCCATTGGTACCATATAAACAATGA
- the LOC144189859 gene encoding dual specificity tyrosine-phosphorylation-regulated kinase 4-like isoform X3: MRPTSRNNKDPRKSKCVEKCHTILPPLKTEFGLICQNISYPQNHLHQQVIAKPTIQAYRTTIKNKIFTFNLPSMTCESILKDAKRYLTPFEQNEIKDYRKVWFVGKKDSKIRALTISEEAKSFDDDQGFYRPRIGDHLAYRFEILRVIGSGFAGKVLRCKDHKTTMLVAVKVFRNTSEGHGFAEAELKVLKTLQKLDKSNKANIVHMKEYFYFRNHLCITFDLFEKDLFKALMQTKMRRLHDGDIRKYATDVLRCLQVLKGMKIVHGDLKPENILLDKENNAAVSDFGGCIFLKDHDRPTIYTLPYMSPELLLGKTSTPATDMWSLGCMLAELDRGYALFSGQTKADMFYSITRVLGLPPLEMQIEANEKKFRIGSPESEASKQKNTLAMRIRSSNPKFLDFISYCLEYDIKRRLTPEQALRHPWILNAELPKPMKTSLKMSVRAAKSSLLKRDKMAPPLLQPLVPYKQ; this comes from the exons ATGCGACCAACATCAAGAAATAATAAGGACCCCCGAAAGTCAAAATGTGTTGAAAAATGTCACACCATACTTCCTCCTCTGAAAACTGAATTTGGATTAATATGTCAAAATATCAGCTACCCACAAAACCATTTGCATCAACAAGTAATCGCCAAACCTACTATTCAG GCATACAGAACAACCATCAAGAATAAAATCTTCACTTTTAACTTGCCAAGTATGACATGTGAAA GTATTCTTAAAGATGCCAAACGATATTTGACACCATTTGAACAGAATGAAATTAAAGACTATCGAAAAGTTTGGTTTGTAGGAAAAAAAGATAGTAAAATTCGTGCATTAACTATATCTGAGGAGGCCAAATCATTTGATGATGACCAAGGATTCTACAGACCA AGGATTGGTGACCATCTGGCTTATCGCTTTGAAATACTGAGGGTGATAGGATCGGGATTTGCTGGCAAAGTCCTCAGGTGTAAGGACCACAAGACAACAATGCTCGTGGCAGTCAAGGTCTTTCGAAACACATCCGA GGGTCATGGTTTTGCAGAGGCGGAACTAAAAGTTTTAAAGACCCTGCAAAAGTTAGACAAAAGCAACAAAGCCAATATAGTTCACATGAAGGAGTACTTTTACTTCCGCAACCATCTGTGCATCACTTTTGACCTCTTTGA aaaggACCTCTTTAAAGCCTTAATGCAGACCAAAATGCGAAGGCTCCATGATGGGGATATCAGAAAATATGCCACAGATGTGCTGAGGTGTCTACAAGTGCTCAAAGGCATGAAGATTGTTCATGGTGACTTAAAACCG gaaaacaTCTTGCTGGACAAAGAAAACAATGCTGCTGTGAGCGATTTTGGAGGATGCATTTTTTTGAAAGACCATG ATAGACCAACGATTTACACTCTACCCTACATGTCTCCAGAGCTGCTCCTTGGCAAAACCTCTACACCAGCCACTGACATGTGGAGCTTGGGCTGTATGTTGGCTGAACTCGACAGAGGCTACGCTCTTTTTAGTGGCCAAACCAAGGCAGACATGTTCTACTCTATCACAAGA GTGCTTGGCCTCCCACCATTGGAAATGCAGATTGAagcaaatgaaaagaaattcaGAATTG GAAGCCCAGAGAGTGAAgcctcaaaacaaaaaaataccctgGCAATGAGGATAAGGTCAAGCAATCCAAAATTCCTGGATTTCATTTCATATTGCTTAGA ATATGATATAAAGAGGCGACTTACACCAGAGCAGGCTTTGCGTCATCCATGGATTCTAAATGCTGAATTGCCCAAACCAATGAAGACGAGTCTTAAAATGA GTGTCAGAGCAGCCAAAAGCAGCTTACTCAAGAGAGACAAAATGGCACCACCACTGTTGCAGCCATTGGTACCATATAAACAATGA